The Helicobacter fennelliae nucleotide sequence ATTTTGACACACTAAGCCTAAGAGGCAATGTCCAAACTCGACTCAAACGACTTGAAAATGGCGATTTTGATGCGATTATCTTAGCGACTGCTGGACTCAAACGACTTGACATCACAGAATCTCAAATCAAATACATCTCGCCAATTCCAACAACTACGATGATTCCGGCAATGGGGCAGGCAGCACTTGGAATTGAATGTAAAATGGATCATACAATCGCGCCAATACTTCGCAAGCTTCAAGATGAGCCAACGGCACTTTGTGTCAATGCTGAACGAAAATTTGTCGAGATTTTGGAAGGTGGTTGTCAAGCCCCAATAGGCGTGCATTGCGAACATATAGAAGAAGGCAGAATCCAAATTAGCGCAATGGTAGGCTTTGCTGATAGCTCAAAAACACTCAAAAGCTCCATACAAGGCAATAGTCAAGATTCTATCGCGCTTGCGATACAATTAGCTCATGAGATGATTGCAAATGGTGCAAGAGAGATTCTCGCTGAAGCGATAGAATCTTATAGGCTTTCTTGATTGCCCCGATTGTCCATCTTGATTGTCTCTTGATTATGCTTTTGATTGCTCTTTTTTGATTATTTTTCGCATAATTTTTAAGGCATTGAAGCCTTAAAGTCTTATGAAAACTAGCGCGTATCTTTTGCTAAATTCTCAAGCATGATAGGATTTGGAAGATTCTCGATATACACACTTTGAGAAGGAAATGCAAAACTCAAATGATATTTTTCTACAATCTTCATAATCTCCAAAATCACTTCTTGCTTTGTCTGCAAATATTCTCCTAGCGATGTGGCTTTGCTAAAGCAATAAACCAAAATATTAATAGAGCTATCAGCAAGCTCATCAACCACGACAAAAACACTGCCTTTGTAACCCAGCAAGTCATTCATAGAAACAATGTCTTTTTTAAATGAAAGCTGGTAATTCATTTCTTGTTTGCTTTCAGAATCTTTAGCTATTTTTGGATTCTGCAAAAGCATATCTTTAATCTCTGTGGCACATTTTTGTAGCTGCTCCACAGAAGTATCATATGAAAGTCCGATAGCCATTTTTATGCGTCTGCCCTCTTTGCGCCGACTCCAATTTGTGATTGATTTATTTGATAAATCCGCGTTTGGAATCATCACCAAGCCATTATCAAAAGTGCGAATGATTGTTTTGCGAAGTCCAATTTCTACGATTGTCCCCTCAATTCCACCACATTCAATCCAATCTCCTTGCGAGAATGAATTATCAAAAAGAAGCATAACTGATGCAAAAAAATTCGCTAACATATCTTTAACCGCTAGCGCAACTGCCAATCCACCAAGCCCTAGTGAAGCGATGATAGCAGATACATTAAATCCTAGCGTTTTTAGCACCATTAAGCCCCCGATAATGATAATAATAGAATACATAATTTTTAAAATAAGATTGACAACTTCTTTGCGCAAAGTGCCTCCTGACTTCTTAGCCAAAGTCGATACAAAGGCGATACCATAGCATTTGAGCGCGATAATCAAAAACCACACAAAATTGACAATATAAATAATCGGAAACCACACTTCAAACTTTGGAGGCGTTAGCGATGGATAATACAAAATATTGAGCGAAATATCAAAACTCAAAAACAGCAAAATCGATGAAATGGGCTTAATAATGTCTTTTTGGATTTGGCTATGGATTTGTCTGTCATGCTTTACAAATCGCACAGCAATATCAATACACTTAATAAACCCTAAAGCAATCAATCGCCTACACAGCCAAAGCGCGATAAAAGCGCATAATGAAAGTATGATTTTTGAGATTAAAATATTTGAATGATTAGTCGGAAGTATTTTTGCGATTTTGTCTAAAATATATTCTACGCTGATATTTAAAAACATATTTTGGGGCAAAATACTTTGTGCGTGCTGGCTGATATAGCCAAAAACTTCAATATAAGTGGCTATTTTTGATGAATAGGCTTGATTTTCTTTGTGAAAGCTTGCTTTGCGCGCGCTAGATTCTGCGTTAAGATTTACTTCTTCAAAGCTATGTTTAAAGCCATTTATCGCATCTTCGTATGGCTTGATAATCTTTAGCACTTTGTCTTTGGTGGAGAAAAAATCGATATTTTTACGCAATGCTATGATGGCATTATTGATGTTTTCATCAAGCTTCAATGAATAGAGGTGGATTTTGGCAAGGGCTAGGGCGAGATTATCATGCGTGATTTCAGATTGTATCAAAAGCACTTCTTGAACTTCTTGGTCTTTGAGATTTTTGGTAGAATCTATGCCTATTGGCATTGCATTATCCATAATCCCAGACAAAAACGACTGCAAAGCCACTTCTTTGTGCTTAAGTAAAGATTGGATATTTGGATTCTGGGTGGCTTGAGATTTGGCGATTTCTTGGTTGATTGCACTCATTTCCTCAAGCAGACTTGCAAGGCTTTCTTGAGATATTGCCTTTGTGTTAAGGGTATTTTGACTCAAGTTTGCATTGCTATCAGGGCTTATGTTTTCGCTAAAGCAAACACTAAGGATTCCTACCCACATACAGAATCCAAATGCCACATATCGCCATATTGCTATATCTTTTTTTGTTACTTTTGTTTTTGTCATTCTTGCTCTTTTTGTTTTGGTTTGGCAAGGCTAATAAAGCCAAAATCCTAAATACAATAATAAATCAACAATTTTACAGGATTCTTCATAAAATTTGCTTTATTGTGAGCTAGATTTGCGAGACATCACTATCTGAAACATCACTATCGCAGAATCTACAAATAATAAAAATAATTTAGCCCCGTCATAAACACTGGAGTGCCATTTTGTATATAATTTTTTCCATTGTCATTGACTTCAAATCTCGAAAGAAAGCTATAACCGACGCTAAATTCAAGCCGATGATGTGCTTTGATATTCATACCCATACCAATCTTTGTCCCAATATCCAAAGTATTGAGCATTACATTTTGCTTTTTGTAGATACCATTTGTGCCAAACAATCCAGCCATAAACCCCCAATCAATCTTGGTGTGATGAAAAACATTCCAAATCCATATCACATTCGCGCCATATTTAAATCCATTTGCTTCTTCAAAATCCTTTTTATGTGTATTCTCATATATTCCAAGCTTTGCAAACCCTACTTGCAAGGTATAACGCAATGCGTGGCTTTTATTAAACGCATAGATTCCGCCAAAATGGATTCTAAGATTTCCACCTTGCGCGTAGTATTTTGTAACGTTTTGTTTGCTAATATTCTCTTGATTTGTAAAATTTTCTGTTCTAAATACACGCTCGCTACTTGAGAATCCAATCCCAAACACAAAAGAATTTTTAGAGGATTTGGGTGGATTTTTTGTCGCGCTTTCTTGCGTTGTGATTTGCGGTGTTTGCGTATTTTGTGGGGATTGCATATTTTGTTGCGTTGGTGTTTGTTGTGTTTGTGGATTCTGCAAAGACGTAGTTAAAGCAGGATCACTAAGCTCTGGCTTGCCCTGATTGTTTTGATCGCTTAGATTTTCGCCAAATAATGCCGTGCCACACAATACCAACGCAATAAATATAATTTTTGTATTTATCGCATTTATTGTATTTGTGTAGTTGATTCTTGCGGTTTTTAATCGTAATCTCACTTGCAATCCAATCTATGTGATGATATTTCTATGATAATTAATGATAAAAATAGCCTGACATTGTAGCATTAATTTTAAGTAATGATTTACTTTTTTGACTTGATTTTAGATTCTCATAATTGCTAAGAATCTAAAAATCATAATGCACCCACACAAACGCATGGCTTCTATCAGCGATATTTTTTGACGTGGTGGAGGTTGTAGTTGTCGGCTGATATGGACCATTTGCAGCAGTATTATCGCCATTTGAGCCGACCCTATATCCTTCTTTTGTGATGTCATTATAATACTCAATCTTCGCACCCACTGATAATCCCCCCTCAAACTTATACTTAATACTTCCAGCGATACTTTGCTCTTGGCTTCGCCTAGATTCGCTAAATCGCCCAACAATCCCCCAAGCTACTTTGTCTCTATAATGCACCCCGCCGACAAACAAAAACGGCGTAATCGCGTCTTTACCGATCATATCACTAATTGATCGCCCTAAATCATACGAGCTTGCCGTCCAAAAATCAAGCACACTTTGCAATGGATTCCCATTTGTCCCTATCCACGCGTTTGCATTGCCAAAGTTTTTGTAGATTCCAAGCCCAAAATTATAATTATTATAGTTGAATTGCTGCTTGATAAAAAGATTCTGCGTATATCGCTCAACCAAATCCCCATATCTGTATTTGCCGATTCCACGCTCATTGATAGGTGCGATGAAATTTATAAAAGTTTGCGATCGGAATCCTTGATTGTTAAATTCGCGATTTGTATCATACACAAACCTAATGGCAGGAGCAAGATATGTCCCGGGCGAAAAATACACATAAGGAATCACATCAAGCCCGCCAAAGCTATATGTGGCTTTAAATGCGTGGATTCCGTTATTGATAAACTTTCCATTTGACATATATCCCCTTGGCGAATAAAAATCTATCAACCATTGCCCAAACGCAAAAGCCCTGCCATACGAGCTAAACCACCAGAGATTTAGACTTTGTGTATCACTAAATTTTGCGCGAAAAGCGACTTCAAAGCCTTGCGTATAGCCACTCATATATTCTGCACTTGATCTGTATCGCCCGCCTTTAAACCGAAAACTCAATGTATCATCTGCAAAATTACCTAAAGTGTAGTCAAGATAGGCATTATTAAACACATAATAATGTCGCTTTGTAGCAGGATCACCTTGGAGATCATAGCCTGACCACATACCGACATATTCGCTATTTACGCTATTTGCACCACCCGGGTATTGCTTACTTGAAGAATCTACAATCATACTTCCACCTGTAACACTAAATCCATAAAACAGCTTGTGATTTTGGATAGTAGCAGGAAGAATATTTCCTAAGAATCCAAAACTCCCAATGACATTGACAAATGTATCTGTGGGGTATCTTCCGAGATTGACATCAATAGGCTGATTATTAAAGCCTATTTTACTAAAGCTCTCAAGCCAGCCATTATATTTAATATCAAATGCTTCTAAAGTTGCAAAACTTCCAAATATCATTAATATTACATAAGACTTTTTCAAACTAAACTTTTTCATTATCACTCCTTAAATAATAACTCACATTTCAAATGCTAACATAAAAAAGAGCTATCCGCTCTATAATAAAA carries:
- the hemC gene encoding hydroxymethylbilane synthase gives rise to the protein MKQIIIGTRGSPLALWQAKHIQERLKNELDIDSALKIIKTKGDKILDVPLAKIGGKGLFTKELEEMLLSKEIDIAVHSLKDVPIQFISDLGLACITKREDPRDCFVSHIYPSLQSLPHKAKIGTTSLRRSMQLKAIRADFDTLSLRGNVQTRLKRLENGDFDAIILATAGLKRLDITESQIKYISPIPTTTMIPAMGQAALGIECKMDHTIAPILRKLQDEPTALCVNAERKFVEILEGGCQAPIGVHCEHIEEGRIQISAMVGFADSSKTLKSSIQGNSQDSIALAIQLAHEMIANGAREILAEAIESYRLS
- a CDS encoding outer membrane family protein, whose translation is MKKFSLKKSYVILMIFGSFATLEAFDIKYNGWLESFSKIGFNNQPIDVNLGRYPTDTFVNVIGSFGFLGNILPATIQNHKLFYGFSVTGGSMIVDSSSKQYPGGANSVNSEYVGMWSGYDLQGDPATKRHYYVFNNAYLDYTLGNFADDTLSFRFKGGRYRSSAEYMSGYTQGFEVAFRAKFSDTQSLNLWWFSSYGRAFAFGQWLIDFYSPRGYMSNGKFINNGIHAFKATYSFGGLDVIPYVYFSPGTYLAPAIRFVYDTNREFNNQGFRSQTFINFIAPINERGIGKYRYGDLVERYTQNLFIKQQFNYNNYNFGLGIYKNFGNANAWIGTNGNPLQSVLDFWTASSYDLGRSISDMIGKDAITPFLFVGGVHYRDKVAWGIVGRFSESRRSQEQSIAGSIKYKFEGGLSVGAKIEYYNDITKEGYRVGSNGDNTAANGPYQPTTTTSTTSKNIADRSHAFVWVHYDF
- a CDS encoding mechanosensitive ion channel family protein gives rise to the protein MTKTKVTKKDIAIWRYVAFGFCMWVGILSVCFSENISPDSNANLSQNTLNTKAISQESLASLLEEMSAINQEIAKSQATQNPNIQSLLKHKEVALQSFLSGIMDNAMPIGIDSTKNLKDQEVQEVLLIQSEITHDNLALALAKIHLYSLKLDENINNAIIALRKNIDFFSTKDKVLKIIKPYEDAINGFKHSFEEVNLNAESSARKASFHKENQAYSSKIATYIEVFGYISQHAQSILPQNMFLNISVEYILDKIAKILPTNHSNILISKIILSLCAFIALWLCRRLIALGFIKCIDIAVRFVKHDRQIHSQIQKDIIKPISSILLFLSFDISLNILYYPSLTPPKFEVWFPIIYIVNFVWFLIIALKCYGIAFVSTLAKKSGGTLRKEVVNLILKIMYSIIIIIGGLMVLKTLGFNVSAIIASLGLGGLAVALAVKDMLANFFASVMLLFDNSFSQGDWIECGGIEGTIVEIGLRKTIIRTFDNGLVMIPNADLSNKSITNWSRRKEGRRIKMAIGLSYDTSVEQLQKCATEIKDMLLQNPKIAKDSESKQEMNYQLSFKKDIVSMNDLLGYKGSVFVVVDELADSSINILVYCFSKATSLGEYLQTKQEVILEIMKIVEKYHLSFAFPSQSVYIENLPNPIMLENLAKDTR